In Gossypium arboreum isolate Shixiya-1 chromosome 5, ASM2569848v2, whole genome shotgun sequence, a single genomic region encodes these proteins:
- the LOC108450693 gene encoding uncharacterized protein LOC108450693, translating to MEEEKGTTGSINLSLNGKEEKINLSGQVHHLPCCIKFNGPCTVSQYFKPKLKGMEIDGLAVEEAHFRGRKLQGTTISLPNGYAGFVLAKNNSGKRKACDVSEGNSNDWEMKAKFDKLTYWNHDAPPSKDDPFLRSFHWFTVAEALHKQVKAEDLATIDAALA from the exons ATGGAGGAAGAGAAGGGAACAACAGGAAGCATAAACCTAAGCCTGAATGGtaaagaagagaaaataaatCTGAGTGGTCAGGTTCATCATCTTCCATGCTGCATCAAATTCAATGGCCCTTGCACTGTTTCTCAGTACTTCAAACCCAAACTTAAGG GGATGGAGATTGATGGATTAGCAGTAGAGGAAGCGCATTTTAGAGGAAGGAAGCTTCAAGGAACTACTATTTCTCTTCCAAATGGATATGCTG GCTTTGTTCTTGCGAAGAACAACTCTGGAAAGAGGAAAGCTTGTGATGTATCTGAAGGAAACTCAAACGATTGGGAAATGAAAGCCAAATTTGATAAATTGACATATTGGAATCATGATGCCCCTCCTTCAAAAGATGATCCCTTCTTGCGTTCTTTCCATTGGTTTACTGTTGCAGAAGCT TTGCACAAACAAGTAAAAGCCGAAGACTTGGCTACTATCGATGCTGCTCTGGCGTAG